The genome window CGCGTGAGGTATCGCCGCTGGTGCAAGAATGGCTTGCGACCCATTATCCCGACCGGGCCGAGCGGATCATGGCGCGGCTGCGCGATATGCATGGTGGAAAGGAATACGACGCAGGCTGGCACAAACGCATGCGGGGCGAGGGGCCCTATGCGCAGATGGTGGCGCAGCGTTTTAATCTGGCGGTCAAACGGCTGGGGCTAACCCGCGCGGGCGTGCCGCTGCGCTGCGATCTGTTTCGACCGCCCTCCGAAAAGGGCGATCAATTGAGCTTGTTCTAAGGCTTAGCTCCGGCGGCGGCCGCGGCGTGGCGCGCGCACTGGACCTTGACCGTCGGTGCCGTCGCTTTCGGACGAGAAATCACCTATCTCTTCGCGGATCTGCTCCAAAGTGGGGGCCGGGCCTTTTTCGGTGCTGTCGAGCGCTTCGCGCATCGCGACCAAATGCTCGGGCAGGGTGCCACAGCAGCCGCCGATGACGCTGGCCCCCGCGTCCCGCGCCATGGTCGCATAGCGCGCCATCAACTCGGGCGTGCCATCATAGTGGATGTGGCCTTCGACGTATTTCGGAATGCCCGCGTTGCCCTTGGAGATGATCGGCAGCGTGCCATTCTTTGCAGCGAAACCGAGCACGGTGCGCAGCAGATCAGATGCGCCCGTACCGCAGTTGGCGCCATATGCCAGCGGCGTGTTGTCCAGCCCGTGGACCATATCGACCATCCCTTCGGAGGTCAGGCCCATCATCGTGCGGCCCGCGGTGTCGAAGCTCATCGTGCCGCACCATGGCAGACCCGCCAGCGCGAAGCCTTCGGCAGCGGCGCGGTATTCTTCGGGGGCGCTGATCGTCTCCAGCCAACCGATATCGGCACCACCAGCCTTGAGACCATCAGCGGTTTCGTGGAACATCTCAACGGCGAGGGAGTGGGTCAGCGTGCCGACCGGCTCCATGATCTCACCCGTGGGGCCGACAGAGCCTGCGACGATGACTTTGCGCTCGGCGGTATCAGCCACTTCGCGTGCCAGTTCGGCAGAAACGCGGCTCAGCTCATGAACGCGCTTTTCAGCGCCGTGCAGTTTGAGCCGCGAAGCATTGGCCCCAAAAGAGTTGGTCAGGAACAGGTCACTGCCCGAATCCACTGCAAACCGGTAAAGCTTGATGATCTTCTTAGGCTCATCAGTGTTCCACATCTCAGGCGCGTCGCCTGACATCAGCCCCATGTTGAACAGATTGGTGCCCGTGGCCCCATCCGCGAGCAATGTGCCCTTTTCAGCGAGAAGATCGGTGAATGCGTTGCTCATGGGGGCTCCTGTGGGGTCTGGGAATTTCGCCTGATGTCACGATGGGTTCATAGGGGCAATCTCATAATATTCATCTTCATTATGAGGGCAGGCGGGTAGAGTGCACCCCGGCGCGTGGCCGGGGTGAGTGGGGGTTAGCTGGTTTCGCTCAGAAGCTGCGCTTTGGCTTCGGCCATCAGGGTCTGCATCTTGGCGCGGATCGTCGCTTCATCGGCGCGGTCGCCCAAGTCGCCAGAGACTTTGCGGTAAACATCTTCGTCGCCCGCCTCTTCGAAGTCGGATTTCACGACCTCTTTGGCGTAGTCGTCGGCGTCGCTGCCCGATTTGCCTAAAAGTTCAGCAGCCCAGAGGCCCAACAGTTTGTTTCGGCGCGCCTCGGCGCGGAATTGCATGTCTGCATCGTGGGCGAACTTGTTTTCAAAGGCGTTGGCGCGGTCGTCAAAGTTGCTCATGGAGGGTCTCCGATTGCTTTGGTTACCCTATTCATATGCGGTCGCCTCCGCCTTCCCACAAGTGGCGCGTCAAAGGTGACGGGCCATGCTTGCAGCAGCGGGGTGGTTGCACTAAGAGAAGCGCAAGCGGCGGGGATGTTCCCCGCCCCCTGTTGGAAAGGATGCCCATGGCCCGGCGCAACAAGATCTACGAAGGCAAGGCAAAGATCCTCTATGAAGGTCCTGAGCCCGGCACCATCGTGCAATATTTCAAAGACGATGCGACGGCCTTTAACGCCGAGAAGAAAGCCACGATCGAGGGCAAGGGCGTGTTGAACAACCGCCTGTCCGAGTTCTTTATGACCGGGCTGAACAACATCGGCGTGCCGACGCATTTCATCAAACGCCTGAACATGCGCGAACAGCTCGTGCGGCAGGTTGAGATCATTCCGCTAGAAGTGATCGTGCGCAACTATGCGGCCGGCTCCATGTCCAAGCGTCTTGGCATCGAAGAAGGCACACAGCTGCCGCGCCCGATTGTCGAATATTGCTACAAAGACGACGCGCTTGGTGATCCGCTGGTCACCGAGGAGCATATCGCCGCCTTTGGCTGGGCAACTCAGCAAGATATGGACGATATCCTGAGCCTCGCGCTGCGGGTCAATGACTTCATGTCGGGCGTGATGATGGCCGTCGGCATCAAGCTGGTTGACTTCAAGATCGAGATTGGCCGCGTTTACGATGGTGACTTCCAACGTCTGATCGTCGCCGATGAGATCAGCCCCGACAGCTGCCGCCTGTGGGACATCGAGACGGGCCAGAAGCTCGACAAAGATGTGTTCCGCCGCGATCTTGGCTCGCTTACCGATGCCTATACCGAAGTGGCCAAACGTCTGGGCGTAATGCCTAAAAACAATCAGCCGGTCTCCAAGCCGACGTTGATCAACTAACGCGGCTTCGCCGTTCAATTTGCAGATGTTACAAAGGGGTGTCGCGCCATGAAAGCACGGGTGCATGTGATGCTGAAGAATGGGGTTCTCGACCCTCAGGGCGAAGCTGTTCGCCACGCGCTCGGAGCCTTGGGCTTTGACGGGGTGAATGGCGTGCGTCAGGGCAAGGTGATCGAGTTGGACCTTGCCGAGGGCACGACCGAGGCCGATGTGACCGCCATGTGCGAAAAGCTCTTGGCCAATACGGTGATCGAATCCTATTCGGTGGAGCTGGCCTGATGCACGCAGCGGTAGTTGTCTTCCCCGGGTCCAATTGCGACCGCGACCTTGCCGTGGCTTTCAAAGCCGCGGGCGCCAAGGTTTCCATGGTCTGGCACAAGGACAGCGAACTGCCGCAAGGCGTTGATATCGTAGGCATTCCCGGCGGGTTCTCCTATGGGGATTACCTGCGCTGCGGGGCCATTGCCGCGAATTCGCCGATCTGCCGCTCTGTGGCGGCTCATGCCAATCGCGGCGGGTATGTGCTGGGCATCTGCAATGGCTTTCAGGTGCTGACCGAAACGGGTCTGCTGCCCGGCGCGCTCCTGCGCAATGCGGGGCTGAAATACATCTGCAAGACTGTCGGCCTTAAGGTTGAGACCACGGTCAGCGATTATACTTCTGAATACAACGCCGGTCAGGTCATCAACATTCCGATCGCGCACCATGACGGCAATTACTTTGCCGATGATGAGACAATTGCGAAACTGCGCGGCGAAGATCGTGTGGCGTTCAGCTATGCCGAGAACCCGAATGGTGCACGCGATGATATCGCCGGAATCCTGTCGGAAAACCGCCGTGTGCTGGGCATGATGCCGCATCCTGAGCGGGCAGCGGAAGTGGCCCATGGCAATACGGATGGGGCGGCGCTCTTTCGCGCATTGACTGGCGCATTGCAGACTGCTTGACTTGAGTGCAATGCGCGTAAAGCGTAAGTTGCCACGATGAGCGATGCATCCCGACCTGAACGCAGCAGTATAGCCGTATCCTGGCGGGTGCGGTTTGCTATTGCTGCGTTGCTGGTATTGGCCGTGGTGACGATTTCGATCACCAACAAGCTGCTGACTGATCGCTTTACCGAAAGCACGCGCAACCGCGCGGAACTGCGTATCGCGCTCTACAGTGGCAACTTACTGGCCGAACTGCGCCAGAACGCGATTGTACCACAGCTTTTGGCGCGCGATCCCACGTTAATCGGCGCGCTGCAAACGGCCGATTATTCGCTTTCCACGCAGCGGCTTATCTCTTTTGTTGAGGAAATCGGCGCGGCGTCTTTGATGTTGTATGACATTGACGGGCGTACGGTGGCCGCGACCGACCGCAACAGGCTTGGATCGGCGCATAAGTCTGAGCCCTATTTCGTTGATGCCATCCGTTCTAACGCGACGATCTTCTCAACCATCGAGCGTGAGCAGGGCGGGTATCGGTTTCTTTACTCGCGCCGAATGCAATCGGGCGGCGAAACGCTGGGCGTGATCGCGGTTGAGGTTGATCTTCAAAAGTTCGAGCGTGCTTGGGCTGGGATTTCCGATGCGGTGATCGTCATGGACAGCACTGGCCAGATCATCCTCGCCACTGAACCGCGCTGGCGCGGCCTGACCGAACCCGAAGCGCTGGCGAACCACACGCCGCAAAGCGCAATTGAACGCGCCATTCAGGCCACGACAGATTGGACAGCATTACCCCCCGATGCCTATCTGCAGGGCGAAGCGGTGATGCGGCTGGAAAATAGGATTCCCTTTCGCGGTTGGCGGATGAGCAGCTACACCACCTATGCGTCCGTCCGCGAAAAGGTAAATGGCGTCCTGGCGCTAGAGGTCATGGGTTTTGCGATTCTTTTGGCCTTGGCGTTTTATTTCCTTAGCCGCCGCACGGCGGGCCGTTTGGCGATCTTTCAGCGGGAATCGGCCAAGCTTCGGGCGCTAAACTTGGCGCTACAGCGTGAAATCGCCGAGCGGAAGCGCGTGCAACAGACCCTCGCCGTGGCTGAGCAAACGCTTGAACAATCGTCGAAACTGGCTGCCTTGGGCGAAATGTCGGCTGCCGTCAGCCATGAGTTGAACCAACCCCTAGCGGCGATGAAGACCTATCTGGCGGGCGCGCGGCTGCTGCTCAAGC of Sulfitobacter sp. DSM 110093 contains these proteins:
- the purQ gene encoding phosphoribosylformylglycinamidine synthase subunit PurQ; the protein is MHAAVVVFPGSNCDRDLAVAFKAAGAKVSMVWHKDSELPQGVDIVGIPGGFSYGDYLRCGAIAANSPICRSVAAHANRGGYVLGICNGFQVLTETGLLPGALLRNAGLKYICKTVGLKVETTVSDYTSEYNAGQVINIPIAHHDGNYFADDETIAKLRGEDRVAFSYAENPNGARDDIAGILSENRRVLGMMPHPERAAEVAHGNTDGAALFRALTGALQTA
- the purC gene encoding phosphoribosylaminoimidazolesuccinocarboxamide synthase, with amino-acid sequence MARRNKIYEGKAKILYEGPEPGTIVQYFKDDATAFNAEKKATIEGKGVLNNRLSEFFMTGLNNIGVPTHFIKRLNMREQLVRQVEIIPLEVIVRNYAAGSMSKRLGIEEGTQLPRPIVEYCYKDDALGDPLVTEEHIAAFGWATQQDMDDILSLALRVNDFMSGVMMAVGIKLVDFKIEIGRVYDGDFQRLIVADEISPDSCRLWDIETGQKLDKDVFRRDLGSLTDAYTEVAKRLGVMPKNNQPVSKPTLIN
- a CDS encoding DUF1476 domain-containing protein codes for the protein MSNFDDRANAFENKFAHDADMQFRAEARRNKLLGLWAAELLGKSGSDADDYAKEVVKSDFEEAGDEDVYRKVSGDLGDRADEATIRAKMQTLMAEAKAQLLSETS
- a CDS encoding ATP-binding protein, whose protein sequence is MSDASRPERSSIAVSWRVRFAIAALLVLAVVTISITNKLLTDRFTESTRNRAELRIALYSGNLLAELRQNAIVPQLLARDPTLIGALQTADYSLSTQRLISFVEEIGAASLMLYDIDGRTVAATDRNRLGSAHKSEPYFVDAIRSNATIFSTIEREQGGYRFLYSRRMQSGGETLGVIAVEVDLQKFERAWAGISDAVIVMDSTGQIILATEPRWRGLTEPEALANHTPQSAIERAIQATTDWTALPPDAYLQGEAVMRLENRIPFRGWRMSSYTTYASVREKVNGVLALEVMGFAILLALAFYFLSRRTAGRLAIFQRESAKLRALNLALQREIAERKRVQQTLAVAEQTLEQSSKLAALGEMSAAVSHELNQPLAAMKTYLAGARLLLKRNRQEEALSSFGRIDDLIERMGAITRQLKSYARKGQEAFSPVDMGAALASSLSMMEPQLRQRQVQISRILPDNPVLVMGDRMRIEQVMVNLLRNALDATKSERNPQVDIILSAGETATLTVRDNGPGIEDLDALFEPFYTTKQPGDGVGLGLAISSGIVNDLGGRLTARNGQNGGAVFEMQLPILADETKIEAAE
- the bmt gene encoding betaine--homocysteine S-methyltransferase; translated protein: MSNAFTDLLAEKGTLLADGATGTNLFNMGLMSGDAPEMWNTDEPKKIIKLYRFAVDSGSDLFLTNSFGANASRLKLHGAEKRVHELSRVSAELAREVADTAERKVIVAGSVGPTGEIMEPVGTLTHSLAVEMFHETADGLKAGGADIGWLETISAPEEYRAAAEGFALAGLPWCGTMSFDTAGRTMMGLTSEGMVDMVHGLDNTPLAYGANCGTGASDLLRTVLGFAAKNGTLPIISKGNAGIPKYVEGHIHYDGTPELMARYATMARDAGASVIGGCCGTLPEHLVAMREALDSTEKGPAPTLEQIREEIGDFSSESDGTDGQGPVRAPRRGRRRS
- the purS gene encoding phosphoribosylformylglycinamidine synthase subunit PurS produces the protein MKARVHVMLKNGVLDPQGEAVRHALGALGFDGVNGVRQGKVIELDLAEGTTEADVTAMCEKLLANTVIESYSVELA